In a single window of the Lasioglossum baleicum chromosome 10, iyLasBale1, whole genome shotgun sequence genome:
- the LOC143212707 gene encoding uncharacterized protein LOC143212707, with protein sequence MRLRILFIALISTTLAQQEQPRRPARTSQAQIKYNDPNGSKVDWKLFAPQNQWRAHLESSQRRQRGQTEYVHPQQSVQRAPHQSQLVQLQHDLDPSQYKVAYQQVQATQVDPSRYKGYSQNQLTQAGPAQYRGYSQAQAQPQAHQEQPVQVEYRPYPQPQAPVDAQPAPIQVQYKAYAQPQAPRHPVDAQPAPIQVHYKAYAPPQSRVDAQPDQIQYKTYQQAQTQTEAQSEQNQIQQKAYSQAQAPIEAPQGQQYRPLSEGPAYVKQLLLENFKPQRPYADPSAFIYTTNFPVPQQHDQQPANAELSHYEQTSESYEQPEQLKTRREYSDRGLQGRIVYKDDYKQQEQQQSPQVQYLQVPIEKIPTPSPPSLVFDKNMPPEIRQLLQFQAQLPYDVIANSITYKPKTLFIPKPLPPDASGSYHYRSKVYYMNDDRYEQEPEFETAKPVQEEQRH encoded by the exons ATGCGGCTTCGT ATCCTCTTTATCGCTCTGATTTCGACGACGCTCGCTCAACAAGAGCAGCCGCGCAGACCCGCGCGGACATCTCAGGCGCAGATCAAATACAATGACCCGAACG GTTCGAAGGTGGATTGGAAGCTATTCGCCCCGCAGAACCAATGGCGCGCTCACCTGGAGAGCTCGCAACGCAGACAGCGCGGTCAGACGGAGTACGTTCATCCGCAGCAATCGGTGCAGAGAGCTCCTCACCAATCGCAACTGGTCCAGCTGCAACACGACCTGGACCCGTCTCAGTATAAAGTAGCATATCAGCAAGTACAGGCGACGCAGGTGGACCCGAGTCGGTACAAAGGGTATTCGCAGAATCAGTTGACTCAGGCAGGTCCAGCCCAGTACAGAGGATACTCGCAGGCTCAAGCCCAACCTCAAGCACATCAAGAACAACCTGTCCAGGTGGAGTACAGACCGTATCCGCAACCACAGGCTCCGGTGGATGCCCAACCAGCTCCTATTCAAGTCCAATATAAGGCGTACGCGCAACCCCAGGCGCCGCGTCATCCAGTGGACGCACAACCAGCCCCTATCCAGGTCCACTACAAAGCGTACGCGCCGCCCCAGTCGCGAGTAGACGCTCAACCCGATCAGATACAGTACAAAACGTACCAGCAAGCTCAAACCCAAACGGAAGCGCAATCGGAGCAGAATCAGATCCAGCAAAAAGCTTACTCGCAAGCTCAGGCTCCGATAGAAGCGCCGCAGGGGCAGCAGTACAGGCCGCTATCCGAGGGGCCAGCCTACGTGAAGCAATTGCTGCTGGAGAACTTCAAGCCTCAACGTCCTTACGCGGACCCATCAGCGTTCATCTACACCACCAACTTCCCTGTACCCCAGCAGCACGACCAGCAACCGGCCAACGCCGAATTGTCCCACTACGAACAAACCTCGGAGAGCTACGAGCAACCGGAACAACTGAAGACCAGACGAGAGTACTCGGACAGAGGACTCCAGGGTAGGATCGTCTACAAAGACGATTACAAGCAACAGGAACAGCAGCAATCGCCGCAGGTTCAATACCTCCAAGTCCCGATCGAGAAGATCCCCACTCCGTCGCCGCCAAGCCTCGTCTTCGACAAGAACATGCCCCCCGAGATCAGGCAACTCCTGCAATTCCAGGCCCAGCTACCGTACGACGTGATCGCCAACAGCATCACCTACAAACCGAAGACCCTCTTCATCCCCAAACCACTTCCGCCCGACGCCAGTGGGTCCTATCATTATCGCAGCAAAGTCTATTACATGAACGACGACCGATACGAACAGGAACCCGAATTCGAGACAGCCAAGCCTGTTCAAGAGGAGCAGAGGCATTGA